Proteins encoded in a region of the Inquilinus sp. KBS0705 genome:
- the clpX gene encoding ATP-dependent Clp protease ATP-binding subunit ClpX produces the protein MNKNSKEIRCSFCGAGKQDSLMLIAGLDAHICDKCVNQANEILAEELKVRKVKASPSAPAMLKPAEIKGHLDQYIIGQDDAKKVLSVAVYNHYKRLNQRVDKDEVEIEKSNIIMVGETGTGKTLLAKTLAKVLNVPFCICDATVLTEAGYVGEDVESILTRLLQSADYDVNTAERGIVYIDEVDKIARKSDNASITRDVSGEGVQQALLKILEGTMVNVPPQGGRKHPDQKMITVNTSNILFICGGAFDGIDRKIANRLRTQTVGYKLKRDDGDVDLKNLYKYITPQDLKSFGLIPELIGRLPVLTYLNPLDREALHNILTEPKNSLLKQYKKLFEYEGVKLEFDIEVLDFIVDKAMEFKLGARGLRSICEAIMIDAMFEFPSKKDVKRLNVTLDYAMEKFEKSDLKKLKVA, from the coding sequence ATGAACAAGAACAGCAAGGAGATCAGGTGCTCATTTTGCGGCGCAGGTAAGCAGGACTCCCTGATGCTGATAGCAGGGCTTGACGCGCACATTTGTGATAAATGTGTAAATCAGGCTAATGAGATACTTGCCGAAGAGCTTAAAGTACGTAAGGTAAAAGCGTCGCCAAGTGCCCCTGCTATGTTAAAGCCGGCAGAGATTAAAGGCCACCTTGACCAATACATTATTGGCCAGGATGATGCAAAAAAGGTATTGTCTGTAGCAGTATACAATCATTACAAGCGCTTAAACCAGCGTGTTGATAAAGATGAGGTAGAGATAGAAAAATCGAACATTATAATGGTCGGTGAAACCGGTACGGGTAAAACTTTGCTGGCTAAAACACTTGCCAAAGTATTAAACGTTCCGTTTTGTATTTGCGATGCTACCGTATTAACCGAGGCCGGTTACGTAGGCGAGGATGTGGAAAGTATACTTACCCGCCTTTTGCAATCTGCAGATTATGATGTAAACACTGCCGAACGCGGTATTGTATATATTGATGAGGTAGATAAAATTGCCCGTAAAAGCGATAACGCATCCATCACCCGCGATGTAAGCGGCGAAGGTGTGCAACAAGCTTTGTTAAAAATACTGGAAGGTACCATGGTTAATGTACCACCACAAGGTGGCCGTAAACACCCGGACCAAAAAATGATAACGGTTAACACCAGCAATATTTTATTTATTTGCGGCGGTGCTTTTGATGGCATTGACAGGAAAATAGCCAACAGGCTGCGTACACAAACGGTAGGTTATAAATTAAAGCGTGATGACGGCGATGTAGACCTGAAGAACCTTTACAAGTACATTACCCCGCAGGATCTGAAGTCGTTTGGGTTAATACCTGAACTGATTGGCCGTTTACCGGTGCTAACTTACCTGAACCCTTTAGACAGGGAAGCTTTGCACAATATACTTACCGAGCCTAAAAACTCGTTGCTTAAACAATATAAAAAGCTGTTTGAATACGAAGGCGTTAAGCTCGAGTTTGATATCGAGGTTTTGGATTTTATTGTTGACAAAGCAATGGAGTTTAAGTTAGGCGCACGTGGCCTGCGCTCTATTTGCGAAGCCATCATGATAGACGCGATGTTTGAGTTCCCATCAAAAAAGGACGTGAAGCGATTAAATGTAACGCTTGATTACGCGATGGAGAAATTCGAAAAATCGGACCTTAAAAAGTTAAAAGTGGCTTAA
- a CDS encoding DUF4290 domain-containing protein, whose product MALTNLPGPFDYNSTRSKLLLSEYGRNVQNMVKYIVALPTKEERNKYALVVIDLMGFLNPHLRDVADFKHKLWDHLHIISDFQLDVDSPYPKPSPEAIHLKPEPLKYPHQRIKYKHYGKTIEMMIEKAKSIEEPERKRHMVQAVANFMKMAYVQWNKDSVADETILSDLLHLSNGELKLEENINLNRVEFRPNNFGSQNNNNNRGGRSNNNQNNRGGGGGGGRTNNNNPRNNNNQNNRNRNTGGAKKY is encoded by the coding sequence ATGGCATTAACAAATCTGCCTGGTCCGTTTGATTATAACTCAACCAGGAGTAAACTTTTACTAAGCGAGTATGGCCGCAACGTGCAAAACATGGTTAAATACATTGTTGCACTGCCTACCAAAGAAGAACGCAACAAATACGCCCTGGTGGTGATAGACCTGATGGGTTTCCTTAATCCGCACTTGCGCGATGTTGCCGATTTTAAGCATAAACTGTGGGATCACCTGCATATTATATCTGATTTTCAGTTAGATGTAGATTCCCCCTACCCTAAACCAAGTCCTGAGGCAATACACTTAAAACCCGAGCCTCTTAAATACCCTCATCAGCGTATTAAGTACAAACACTATGGCAAAACCATCGAAATGATGATAGAAAAAGCCAAAAGCATCGAGGAGCCAGAGCGCAAACGCCATATGGTTCAGGCAGTTGCGAATTTCATGAAGATGGCCTACGTGCAATGGAACAAAGACTCGGTAGCCGACGAAACAATCCTATCCGACCTGCTGCACCTATCAAACGGTGAGCTTAAGCTGGAAGAGAACATCAACCTTAACCGGGTTGAGTTCCGTCCTAACAACTTTGGCAGTCAAAACAATAACAATAACCGTGGCGGCCGCAGCAACAATAACCAAAACAACCGTGGCGGCGGTGGCGGTGGTGGCCGTACCAATAACAATAACCCGCGTAACAACAACAATCAAAACAACCGCAACCGTAATACAGGGGGTGCTAAAAAGTACTAA
- the murA gene encoding UDP-N-acetylglucosamine 1-carboxyvinyltransferase, which yields MKNAFEIQGGKKLKGEIIPQGAKNEALQIISAVLLTDQKMTISNIPDIQDVNKLIELLGDMGVIVDRISRDTCTFEAREIDQDFFNSEAFKTKGGGLRGSIMILGPLLARFGKASIPKPGGDKIGRRRLDTHFLGFEKLGARFDFNPENGFYNVDASNLQGTYILLDEASVTGTANIVMAAVLAKGTTTIYNAACEPYLQQLCKMLNRMGAKISGIASNLLTIEGVTELGGTEHRMLPDMIEIGSFIGLAAMTGSEITIKDVKYKELGMIPDVFKRLGIQMELRGDDIYIPSQDHYEIDTFIDGSLLTVADSPWPGFTPDLLSIVLVVATQAKGSVLIHQKMFESRLFFVDKLLDMGANIILCDPHRATVIGLDKQVQLRGISMTSPDIRAGVSLLIAALSAQGKSTIYNIEQIERGYQNIDERLKALGADIVRI from the coding sequence ATGAAAAACGCATTTGAGATACAGGGTGGTAAAAAGCTAAAAGGCGAAATTATCCCCCAGGGTGCAAAAAACGAGGCCCTGCAAATTATATCGGCGGTTTTATTAACCGACCAAAAAATGACTATCAGCAACATCCCTGATATACAGGATGTTAATAAGCTGATTGAACTACTTGGCGATATGGGTGTTATCGTTGACCGCATCAGCCGTGATACCTGCACTTTTGAAGCCAGGGAAATAGATCAGGACTTTTTTAATTCAGAAGCATTTAAAACCAAGGGTGGCGGTTTACGCGGCTCTATTATGATATTAGGCCCGCTATTGGCGCGTTTTGGAAAAGCATCAATACCTAAGCCCGGTGGCGATAAAATAGGCCGCAGAAGGCTGGATACACACTTTTTAGGCTTCGAAAAGTTAGGAGCCCGCTTTGATTTTAACCCCGAAAACGGCTTTTATAATGTAGATGCATCAAACCTGCAGGGTACTTATATCCTTTTGGATGAGGCATCGGTTACCGGTACCGCAAACATTGTAATGGCTGCCGTACTGGCAAAAGGTACCACTACCATTTATAATGCCGCCTGCGAGCCTTATTTGCAGCAATTATGCAAAATGCTTAATCGCATGGGTGCCAAAATAAGCGGTATTGCATCAAATTTATTAACCATAGAAGGCGTTACAGAGCTGGGTGGCACAGAACACCGTATGCTGCCGGATATGATCGAGATAGGCTCGTTTATTGGTCTTGCTGCCATGACTGGTTCTGAGATCACGATTAAAGACGTTAAATACAAAGAGTTAGGTATGATACCCGACGTTTTTAAACGCCTGGGCATACAAATGGAACTGCGCGGTGATGATATTTACATCCCATCGCAGGACCATTATGAGATAGATACCTTTATAGACGGATCGCTACTAACGGTAGCTGATTCGCCGTGGCCGGGTTTTACACCCGACCTGCTGAGCATTGTTTTAGTAGTTGCCACACAAGCAAAAGGGTCGGTATTGATACATCAGAAAATGTTTGAGAGCCGCCTGTTTTTTGTTGATAAACTACTGGATATGGGTGCCAACATCATCCTTTGCGACCCGCACCGTGCTACCGTTATAGGCTTGGATAAACAAGTACAATTACGCGGTATATCCATGACATCGCCTGATATACGTGCAGGGGTATCGCTGTTAATAGCAGCCTTATCCGCGCAAGGTAAATCAACTATTTACAACATAGAGCAAATAGAGCGTGGCTATCAAAATATAGATGAACGCCTGAAGGCCTTAGGTGCAGATATTGTAAGAATTTAA
- a CDS encoding pyridoxal-phosphate dependent enzyme has translation MWHNNILETIGNTPMVKLNKIVKDIPATVLAKIETTNPGNSIKDRMALKMIEDAEISGKLKPGGTIIEGTSGNTGMGLAIAAVIKGYKCIFTSTDKQSKEKFDALRAFGAEVIVCPTNVDPEDPRSYYSVSSRLEREVPNSWKPNQYDNLSNSQAHYEQTGPEIWEQTEGKITHLVVGVGTGGTISGTARYLKEQNPNIKVLGIDTYGSVFKKYKETGEFDKNEIYPYITEGIGEDFLPQNVDFSLIDHFEKVSDKDAALMTREIARKEGIFAGNSTGSAIAGVLQMKDMFKEGDVVVVIFPDHGTRYLGKMYNDDWLRDRGFIKEEKMTARHIIGKKESSEIVTIDCEKTVLEAINTIKSLNISQIPVTQKGMVIGKITESDILDSLMENPGIKSQPVKSISTAPFPFIDLNTSIDKISGMINKDNIAVLVEDDNGKIEIITQYDIINAISA, from the coding sequence ATGTGGCACAATAATATACTGGAAACTATAGGCAATACGCCCATGGTAAAGTTAAATAAGATAGTAAAGGACATCCCCGCAACGGTGTTAGCAAAAATAGAAACCACTAACCCTGGTAACTCCATAAAGGACCGCATGGCCCTTAAAATGATAGAGGATGCCGAAATAAGCGGTAAGCTTAAACCAGGCGGTACTATTATAGAAGGTACATCGGGTAATACCGGTATGGGACTGGCCATTGCGGCAGTTATAAAAGGTTACAAATGTATTTTTACCAGTACCGATAAGCAATCAAAAGAAAAATTTGATGCCCTGCGTGCCTTTGGTGCCGAGGTTATTGTTTGCCCCACCAATGTTGATCCCGAAGACCCGCGGTCGTATTACTCGGTTTCATCACGTTTAGAGCGGGAAGTTCCTAACTCATGGAAACCAAATCAGTACGATAACCTGAGCAATTCGCAGGCGCATTACGAGCAAACCGGACCCGAGATATGGGAGCAAACCGAAGGTAAAATAACCCATCTGGTGGTAGGGGTAGGTACAGGTGGTACTATATCGGGTACTGCACGCTATTTAAAGGAGCAAAACCCCAATATTAAAGTATTAGGTATTGATACTTACGGCTCGGTATTTAAAAAGTATAAAGAGACCGGCGAGTTTGACAAGAACGAGATATACCCATACATTACCGAAGGTATAGGCGAAGACTTTTTACCACAAAACGTTGATTTTAGCCTGATAGACCATTTTGAAAAAGTTAGCGATAAAGACGCTGCTTTAATGACCCGCGAAATAGCCCGTAAGGAAGGCATTTTTGCAGGTAACTCAACCGGTTCGGCTATTGCAGGCGTATTGCAAATGAAGGATATGTTTAAAGAAGGCGATGTAGTTGTGGTGATATTCCCTGACCATGGCACACGCTACTTAGGTAAAATGTATAATGACGACTGGTTGCGCGACCGCGGCTTTATTAAAGAAGAAAAGATGACCGCCCGCCATATCATCGGTAAAAAAGAGTCATCAGAAATTGTAACTATAGATTGCGAAAAAACCGTACTGGAAGCTATCAATACCATCAAATCGCTTAACATCAGCCAAATACCGGTTACCCAAAAGGGTATGGTGATAGGCAAAATCACCGAGAGTGATATATTGGATTCGCTCATGGAAAACCCCGGTATTAAATCGCAGCCGGTTAAAAGCATTTCAACCGCGCCATTCCCTTTTATTGATCTAAATACCTCTATCGATAAAATATCAGGCATGATCAACAAAGATAACATCGCGGTACTGGTTGAGGATGATAACGGCAAAATAGAGATTATTACGCAGTACGATATCATTAATGCCATATCGGCATAG
- a CDS encoding AMP nucleosidase, whose protein sequence is MNEALDIKKDDSLNEGKKPKEVQSPVKSGLKTKEAIVANWLPRYTGRPLDAFGKYIILTNFSKYLQLFSAWHNDAPIMGLDKPMQSVTADGITIINFGMGSSVAATVMDLLTAIHPEAVIFLGKCGGLKKKNNVGDLILPIAAIRGEGTSNDYLPAEVPALPSFALQKAISTTIRDHSRDYWTGTCYTTNRRVWEHDKVFKKYLKDLRAMAIDMETATIFTTGFANKIPTGALLLVSDQPMIPEGVKTAESDSTVTEQYVETHLRVGIESLKQLINGGLTVKHLKF, encoded by the coding sequence ATGAACGAAGCATTAGATATAAAGAAAGACGACAGCCTGAACGAAGGAAAGAAACCAAAAGAAGTACAATCACCCGTAAAATCGGGGTTAAAAACAAAAGAGGCCATTGTTGCCAACTGGTTGCCGCGCTACACCGGCCGCCCCCTTGATGCATTTGGTAAATACATTATATTAACTAATTTTTCTAAATACCTGCAGCTGTTTTCTGCCTGGCATAACGATGCTCCCATAATGGGTTTAGATAAGCCAATGCAAAGTGTAACCGCCGATGGTATCACTATAATTAATTTTGGCATGGGCAGCTCGGTTGCAGCAACAGTGATGGACTTGCTAACCGCCATACACCCCGAAGCAGTTATATTTTTAGGCAAGTGTGGCGGGCTTAAAAAGAAGAACAACGTAGGCGACCTTATCCTGCCCATAGCGGCTATCAGGGGCGAGGGTACATCAAACGATTACCTGCCTGCCGAAGTGCCTGCATTGCCCTCGTTTGCGCTTCAAAAGGCCATCTCTACCACTATACGCGATCACTCACGCGATTATTGGACCGGAACCTGCTATACTACCAACCGCCGTGTTTGGGAGCATGATAAAGTTTTTAAAAAATACCTGAAAGATTTGCGTGCCATGGCCATTGATATGGAGACGGCCACCATATTTACTACAGGCTTCGCCAATAAAATACCAACGGGCGCCTTGTTGCTGGTATCTGACCAGCCCATGATACCTGAGGGGGTAAAGACGGCCGAAAGCGACTCGACCGTTACAGAGCAATATGTGGAAACGCATCTGCGCGTGGGTATCGAATCGTTAAAGCAACTAATAAATGGCGGGTTAACGGTTAAGCACTTGAAGTTTTAA
- a CDS encoding DMT family protein translates to MRGLKTILFLTISNTFMTFAWYGHLKFKEYEWGKNLGLISIILISWGLAFFEYVFQVPANRAGFKEDGGPFTLVQLKTIQEAITLTVFMIFTLVFFKTEKLGWNHLVGFGLICLAVFVIFKKW, encoded by the coding sequence ATGCGCGGACTTAAAACTATCTTGTTCCTTACCATATCTAACACCTTTATGACCTTTGCCTGGTACGGACACTTAAAATTTAAAGAATACGAATGGGGTAAAAACCTTGGTCTTATATCTATCATACTCATCAGTTGGGGGTTGGCCTTTTTTGAATATGTTTTCCAGGTGCCGGCTAACCGAGCGGGCTTTAAAGAAGATGGGGGACCTTTTACACTTGTTCAGCTAAAAACGATACAAGAAGCTATTACACTTACCGTATTTATGATATTTACCCTGGTGTTTTTTAAAACCGAAAAACTGGGCTGGAACCACCTGGTAGGCTTTGGGCTGATATGCCTTGCGGTGTTTGTGATATTTAAAAAGTGGTGA
- a CDS encoding DUF2807 domain-containing protein produces MKKLYTTLFILVTFASVCSLSSCQRFRCKRGSGNQVTENRKLSDFNSVDISGGFKVTVVQDSSQTIAVHADDNLMKYIETSVTGGKLRIKTRRNICSSGEITLVIGVRNLNEVDASGAVDLTSQGRINTGDFHFDLSGSTKITMELNAANVTTSGSGSTELHLKGQAASHNIDLSGSGDIQALDFVVGKYNIETSGASHCKINVLNTLSVHTSGASDIQYRGNPSNVSNDQSGASSITKID; encoded by the coding sequence ATGAAAAAGCTATACACAACCCTATTTATATTAGTAACCTTCGCTTCAGTTTGTTCGCTATCATCTTGCCAGCGTTTCAGGTGTAAACGCGGATCGGGCAACCAGGTAACCGAAAACCGTAAGCTTAGCGACTTTAACAGCGTAGATATATCCGGCGGCTTTAAAGTAACCGTTGTACAGGATAGCTCGCAAACAATCGCGGTGCATGCCGATGATAACCTGATGAAATATATTGAAACATCGGTAACGGGTGGTAAGCTGCGTATTAAAACACGCAGAAACATTTGCAGCAGCGGCGAAATTACGCTTGTTATTGGGGTGCGTAACTTAAACGAAGTTGACGCATCGGGTGCCGTTGATTTAACCTCACAAGGCCGTATCAATACCGGCGATTTCCACTTCGACCTTTCGGGCTCAACAAAAATCACCATGGAGCTAAACGCTGCAAATGTAACCACCAGCGGAAGCGGATCAACCGAGTTACATTTAAAAGGCCAGGCAGCATCACATAATATTGATTTAAGCGGCAGCGGCGATATACAGGCCCTTGATTTTGTTGTTGGCAAATATAATATAGAAACATCGGGTGCAAGCCATTGCAAAATAAATGTGCTAAACACATTAAGCGTGCATACCAGTGGCGCATCAGATATTCAGTACCGCGGTAACCCATCAAACGTTAGTAACGATCAATCAGGCGCTTCATCAATAACCAAGATAGATTAA
- the clpP gene encoding ATP-dependent Clp endopeptidase proteolytic subunit ClpP: MSSNIDKNEFRKYAVKHHRINSIYVDKFIAGVDRAKLPTGMTPYIIEERQMNVAQMDVFSRLMMDRIIFLGDAIYENIANIIQAQLLFLQSADSKRDIQIYINSPGGSVYAGLGIYDTMQFISNDVATICTGMAASMGAVLLVAGTKGKRAALPHARVMIHQPSGGAQGQQSDIEITYHEITKLKKELYQIIADHSGTDYQKVWDASDRDHWMIAEEAKEFGMVDEILRGNKTI, from the coding sequence ATGAGTAGTAATATTGATAAGAACGAATTCCGTAAATATGCTGTTAAGCATCACCGCATAAACAGTATATATGTAGATAAATTTATAGCCGGTGTTGACAGGGCAAAACTGCCAACCGGTATGACCCCCTATATCATAGAAGAGCGCCAGATGAATGTGGCCCAGATGGACGTATTTTCGCGTTTAATGATGGACCGCATTATTTTCCTGGGCGATGCCATTTATGAAAATATCGCAAACATTATTCAAGCTCAATTGCTGTTCTTGCAGTCGGCAGATAGCAAACGCGATATCCAGATATATATCAACTCGCCGGGTGGTTCAGTTTATGCCGGTTTAGGTATATACGATACCATGCAGTTTATATCAAACGATGTAGCTACTATATGTACAGGTATGGCAGCATCAATGGGGGCCGTATTGTTAGTAGCCGGTACAAAAGGTAAGCGCGCGGCTTTACCACATGCAAGGGTAATGATACACCAGCCATCGGGCGGTGCACAGGGCCAGCAATCGGATATCGAGATCACGTATCACGAGATTACTAAACTGAAAAAAGAATTGTACCAGATAATTGCCGACCATAGCGGAACTGATTACCAAAAAGTTTGGGATGCATCAGACCGCGACCATTGGATGATTGCTGAAGAAGCAAAAGAATTTGGTATGGTTGACGAGATTTTAAGAGGAAATAAAACCATATAA
- a CDS encoding glycosyltransferase family 39 protein produces MSYKNRRSSYSTFILIFVVLKVALNLFAISNFGFHRDEFLHLVLADHLDWGYKEVPPFIALLAKITITLFGNSVFAARIFTTLASGIIIWLTGQITAELGGRRFAITVACLAMILSPAFAASGYLFQPVVFDQLWWVLTVWLFVKYLNTASVQYLYWLGVAVGLGMLTKYSMAFFTFSLIIGILISKERKLLFNRHVIYSALIAVLIFLPNIIWQFAHHLPFITHMKELRETQLDYVKPMDFGLQQLMVHGPSLIIWLIGFFFLLFSFRLRRFRYLAIAYILIFLFLLEMNGKNYYLFGAYPMLFAAGGFAFERMIKRSYYVLRVAVILLFIAPNLLMLPLVLPVLPLQKTVGLFKKNQRDAPFLSFLTKWEDQKQHPLTQDYADMLGWEEMAQKAANAYHSLSPEQQKQTQIFADNYGEAGALHHFHKKYNMPDVISLNSSFALWAPDNLNARYIIYVDDDDNVTARLSPLLESYRKTGEVLNPLAREKGTSIYILVNPSPKLNEVYKAELAKKRLQ; encoded by the coding sequence ATGTCTTATAAAAACAGACGATCATCGTATTCTACGTTTATACTGATCTTTGTTGTATTAAAGGTTGCCTTAAATCTGTTTGCTATCAGCAATTTCGGGTTCCATCGCGATGAGTTCTTGCATTTAGTATTGGCCGATCATTTAGATTGGGGGTATAAGGAAGTACCGCCGTTTATAGCTTTACTGGCAAAAATCACCATTACACTTTTTGGCAATTCGGTGTTTGCAGCGCGCATATTTACAACCCTTGCCAGCGGTATTATTATATGGTTAACCGGCCAAATCACAGCTGAACTTGGCGGGCGCAGGTTTGCTATAACTGTTGCTTGTTTGGCCATGATACTATCGCCGGCCTTTGCGGCAAGCGGCTACCTTTTTCAACCGGTTGTGTTCGATCAGCTATGGTGGGTACTAACGGTGTGGCTATTTGTTAAGTACCTGAATACCGCTTCGGTACAATACTTGTATTGGCTGGGTGTGGCTGTTGGTTTAGGTATGCTTACCAAATACAGCATGGCTTTCTTTACCTTCTCACTTATCATCGGTATTTTAATAAGCAAAGAGCGCAAATTATTGTTTAACAGGCATGTTATCTATTCGGCGCTTATAGCTGTTTTAATTTTTTTACCCAATATTATCTGGCAGTTTGCGCACCACCTTCCTTTTATTACCCACATGAAAGAGCTAAGGGAAACCCAGCTGGATTATGTAAAACCAATGGATTTTGGCCTGCAGCAGCTAATGGTACATGGGCCATCGCTTATAATATGGCTTATAGGTTTCTTTTTCCTGCTGTTCTCCTTCCGCCTGCGCAGGTTTAGGTATCTGGCAATTGCCTATATCCTCATTTTCTTGTTCCTGCTTGAAATGAATGGCAAAAACTATTACCTGTTTGGCGCCTACCCAATGTTGTTTGCAGCCGGTGGTTTTGCATTTGAGCGCATGATCAAACGGTCGTACTATGTATTGCGGGTTGCAGTTATATTGCTTTTTATTGCCCCTAACCTGTTAATGCTGCCTTTGGTACTGCCTGTTTTACCTTTACAAAAAACGGTCGGTCTTTTTAAAAAGAACCAAAGAGATGCACCTTTTCTTAGCTTTTTAACTAAGTGGGAGGACCAGAAACAGCACCCGCTTACTCAGGATTATGCCGATATGCTGGGATGGGAGGAAATGGCACAAAAAGCTGCAAATGCCTACCACAGCCTTAGCCCTGAACAGCAAAAGCAGACCCAGATATTTGCCGATAACTATGGGGAAGCCGGTGCTTTACACCACTTCCATAAAAAGTATAACATGCCCGATGTGATCAGCCTAAACAGCAGCTTTGCACTTTGGGCACCCGACAATTTAAACGCGCGTTACATTATTTATGTAGATGACGATGATAACGTTACCGCCAGACTGAGCCCATTATTAGAAAGCTACCGTAAAACCGGCGAAGTTTTAAACCCTTTGGCAAGAGAGAAAGGTACCAGTATATATATACTTGTTAACCCATCCCCTAAGCTTAACGAGGTGTATAAGGCGGAATTAGCTAAGAAAAGACTACAATAA
- the tig gene encoding trigger factor yields the protein MNISQERIDDLNTVVKININPSDYQPRVEKAMKEHAKKAKMPGFRPGMVPVAHIKKMYGKSILVDEINNMLSDTLNKYLDEEKLEVLGQPLPKLDDDKKEYNWDFADDFEFNYEIGLAPDFKLEYTSKDKLTQYDIKADDETLASRIKNIRRSYGKMSNPDVSAEDDVLYAELTQLSPDGSVFEDGISNTTSVRLENIKDEKIKKSLIGLKKGDEVTLDIQKAFDNDAAKVAGLLKVDEETAADLKSNFKLTVKNVNRLEESDLNQEFFDKLFGEGVVTDEAGFRAKITEEIEGMMKQDSERRLQNDIYNYSINKVNFNLPDEFLKRWLKATNEQLSQEELEGGYNDFAKNLKWTLIANKIIKDNNIEIKYDEVFSYAKASLDQQFRMYSQQALPEEQLAQYTVQYLQNKENANKIFEEVKAMKVFDYIKSVVTLDKKEILFTEFNKLPE from the coding sequence ATGAATATATCACAGGAAAGAATTGACGACCTGAATACAGTTGTAAAAATCAACATTAACCCTTCAGATTACCAGCCAAGGGTTGAAAAAGCAATGAAAGAACATGCTAAAAAAGCAAAAATGCCAGGCTTTCGCCCGGGTATGGTTCCGGTTGCACATATCAAAAAAATGTACGGTAAAAGCATCCTGGTCGATGAGATCAACAACATGCTGTCTGATACATTAAACAAATACCTTGATGAAGAAAAACTGGAAGTATTAGGCCAGCCATTGCCTAAACTGGATGACGATAAAAAAGAATACAACTGGGATTTTGCCGACGATTTTGAGTTTAACTACGAAATTGGTTTAGCCCCTGACTTTAAATTGGAGTACACATCAAAAGATAAGCTTACCCAATACGATATTAAAGCCGATGACGAAACACTGGCATCGCGTATCAAAAATATTCGCCGTAGCTATGGCAAAATGTCAAATCCTGACGTATCGGCAGAAGATGATGTGCTTTACGCCGAATTAACTCAGCTTTCTCCGGATGGTTCTGTTTTTGAGGATGGCATTAGCAATACAACTTCGGTACGTTTAGAAAATATTAAGGACGAGAAAATAAAAAAATCTTTAATAGGTTTAAAAAAGGGAGACGAAGTAACGCTTGACATTCAGAAAGCTTTTGATAACGACGCGGCTAAGGTTGCCGGTTTATTAAAAGTAGACGAAGAAACAGCAGCTGATTTAAAATCGAATTTTAAGTTAACGGTAAAAAATGTTAACCGTTTAGAAGAAAGCGATTTAAACCAGGAGTTCTTTGATAAATTATTTGGTGAAGGGGTAGTTACTGACGAAGCCGGTTTCCGTGCTAAAATTACCGAAGAGATTGAAGGGATGATGAAACAGGATAGCGAGCGCAGGCTGCAGAATGACATCTACAACTACAGTATCAACAAGGTTAATTTTAATTTACCTGACGAATTTTTAAAACGCTGGTTAAAGGCAACCAACGAACAATTATCACAGGAAGAACTGGAAGGTGGTTATAACGATTTTGCTAAAAACCTTAAATGGACGCTTATTGCAAACAAAATAATTAAGGATAACAACATCGAAATTAAATACGATGAAGTTTTCTCTTATGCAAAAGCAAGCTTAGATCAGCAATTCAGGATGTACAGCCAGCAAGCGCTACCAGAGGAGCAATTGGCACAGTACACAGTACAATACCTGCAAAACAAAGAGAACGCGAACAAGATTTTTGAAGAAGTAAAAGCCATGAAGGTTTTTGACTACATTAAAAGTGTTGTTACGCTTGATAAAAAAGAAATACTATTTACCGAGTTTAACAAACTACCGGAATAA